In Myxocyprinus asiaticus isolate MX2 ecotype Aquarium Trade chromosome 27, UBuf_Myxa_2, whole genome shotgun sequence, the DNA window ttcattgtgttgtggcttttctgttttgtagtgatttaattttgttgtgttgtggctttttttgttgcattgtggtttattttcattgtgggttttttgtgttgtggcttaattttgttgtgttgtggctttttttttgttgttgcattgtggtttattttcattgagggttttttgtgttgtggcttaattttgttgtgttgtggctttttttttttgttgttgcattgtggtttattttcattgagggttttttgtgttgtggcttaattttgttgtgttgtggcttttctgttttgtagtgatttaattttgttgtgttgtggcttaattttgttgtgttgtggcttaattttgttgtgttgtggcttttctgttttgtagtgatttaattttgttgtgttgtggctttttttgttgcattgtgcTTTATTTTCATTGAggatttttttgtgttgtggcttaattttgttgtgttgtggcttaatttctttgtgttgtggcttttctgttttgtagtgatttaattttgttgtgttgtggctttttttgttgcattgtggtttattttcattgtgggtttttgtgttgtggcttaattttgttgtgttgtggctttttttgttgcattgtggtttattttcattgtgggttttttgtgttgtggcttaattttgttgtgttgtggcttttctgttgcgttgtggcttattttcattgttgtgggtttttgttgtgttgtggctttttttttcttttttctttttttacattgattAGGGGTTTTCTGttgcgttgtggcttattttcattgttgtgggtttttgttgtgttgtggcttttttttctttttcttttttacgtTGATTAGgggttttctgttgtgttgtggcttaattttgttgtattgtggcttaattttattgtgtcgtggcttaattttgttgtgttgtggcttttttgttgtattgtggcttattttcattgtgagtttttgttgtgttgtggcttaattttgatgTGTAgtgtcttaatttcattgtgttgtggcttttctgttttgaagtgatttaattttgttgtgttgtggcttttcttttgcgttgtggcttattttcattgttgtgggtttttgttgtgttgtggcttctctgttttgttgtggcttcattttgttgtgttgtggcttttctgttttGAAGtgatttaatttcattgtgttgtggcttttctgttgcaTTGTGACTTATTTTCATTGTTGtggaattttgttgtgttgtggcttctctgttttgttgtggctttttcgttgtgttgtgggttttttttggttttttttattattatttttttacgttGATTAGgggttttctgttgtgttgtggcttaattttgttgtattgtggcttaatttcattgtgtcgtggcttaattttgttgtgttgtggcttttttgttgcattgtggcttattttcattgtgggtttttgttgtgttgtggcttaattttgatgtgtagtggcttaatttcattgtgttgtggcttttctgttttGTAGTGATTTAAGTCTGttgcgttgtggcttattttcattgttgtgggtttttgttgtgttgtggcttctctgttttgttgtggcttcattttgttgtgttgtggcttttctgttttgttgtggcttcattttgttgtgttgtggcttttctgttttgttgtggcttcattttgttgtgttgtggcttttctgttttgaagtgatttaattttgttgtgttgtggcttttcttttgcgttgtggcttattttcattgttgtgtgtttttgttgtgttggggcttaattttgttgtgcctTTTTTAATTTCCGTTGTGtttacagcttttatttgctttgcgaattttgttgtgttgtgtgcccctgggccagcgtatttagtacatttattaattttttaattattattattttattattattattacattttaagatttttattttaaacctTTATTTTGGAAAGTATACGCGCCAACTTCCTTTCTTGATACAGGAAGTACACAAACACAGGGCACTCACGTTGGATTTTGCCATGGACACTTTCCATGCTCGTTTCAAAGAGAAAATAGGCGAAGTGCTGTTACCTGGCGATGTGTTCTCATTTGCAGCACCAGAAACAGAAGACGGTAATATCAAAGGCGAAAAGATAATATGCGGTCCAGGCCTCCGAAGAACCGGGGAGGAAGTTCACGTGTGTAAAAGTGGAGTTCTGCGCCATAAACAGCCAAATCTCTACTGGATAGACTCTCAGCAGAGACGGGTGACATGACAACACTCTCACTTTGTGTTCACTTACAGtgctttaatgtttttattattattatttgcattgtttAATTTGCATTACTGTAAGTCAGTTGTGTAAATCTTCCATAATTATTTAGGAAATATTACTCAATCATATTACAATAAAATCAGTTAACCCTTAGAGACTCAGTGTGGCAGAATTGCTTCTTCAAAGCAGTTATataatacttttattattatttattattattattaaaaactgtAATAAGAAAAGTACATATAACAAGAGCTGACTCTCTGAACTGTACTGCATCATAGCAGAAGTTGGGGGGGTGGTGGGATGCATTTTTaatgtcacagcttgctaaattcacacaaaattcactctgaaaaaaatgcattaaaaatcaagatttttgtAATCATATGTGgctttaaaaaaacactttaaaggaGGAAAAAAGACAATACTACAttaatgtcagtgcttggatCTGAAAGGGTTAATTGTAAAATAAGTTAGTTTTAGACATTTGTCATGAAACGTATTTATGCATTCTTAGATTGATCTTAATTTCTTCCAGTATGTACCAGCCAAGGGTGAAAGTGTGATCGGCATTGTGAcagcaaagtctggagatgtattTAAAGTGGATGTTGGAGGAAGTGAGCAGGCATCTCTTTCATACCTGGCATTTGAGGGAGCTACCAAGAGAAACAGACCTAATGTGCAGGTACTCGCTCATGTACACTTCCCAGACCCTTACTATCGTTCATAGGTGATCTGTATGGGGAAACAGGACCCAATTAAAGTAATAGTTAAATAAAGGACAGCACATAACATTGAATTGTGTCTGTGTGCTTTTGTTCTGCAGGTGGGAGATCTGGTGTACGGTCAGTTTACAATTGCAAACAAAGACATGGAGCCCGAGCTGGTGTGTATAGACAGCTGTGGCAGGGCCAATGGGATGGGGGTGTTTGGAGCTGACGGGCTGCTCT includes these proteins:
- the LOC127417618 gene encoding exosome complex component RRP40-like, translating into MDTFHARFKEKIGEVLLPGDVFSFAAPETEDGNIKGEKIICGPGLRRTGEEVHVCKSGVLRHKQPNLYWIDSQQRRYVPAKGESVIGIVTAKSGDVFKVDVGGSEQASLSYLAFEGATKRNRPNVQVGDLVYGQFTIANKDMEPELVCIDSCGRANGMGVFGADGLLFKVSLGLVRRLLAPQSEIVKDLEKIFPFELVGGMNGRVWVKAKTVQQTLIVANLLETCENMTSQQRQMLFKRVAEGSL